The following DNA comes from Oceanithermus desulfurans.
GGGAGGCGAGCGCGCCCGCCTGGCGCTCGTGCGGGCGCTCGCCACCGAGCCCGACGTCCTCTTTCTGGACGAGCCCACCCAGGCCCTCGATCCCGGCAACGTCGACCGCGTCGAGGGGCTGCTGCGCGAGGCCCACGGGCAGGGCCGCACGATCGTCCTGGTGACCCATAACCTCTACCAGGCGCGGCGGCTGGGGCAGGAGACCTGGTTCCTGCTGGGGGGGCGGCTGGTGGAGCGGGCCCCCAGCGAGCGGCTCTTCGACCGCCCCCGGGAGGCGCTGACCCGCGCCTACGTGGCCGGCGAGATGGTTTACTGAGGTGACCATGCGACCGCGCGCCAAGTTCTGGCTGGAAACCGAGACGGGCGAGTACCTGATGGGTCCGCGCACCCTGCGGCTTCTGGAGGCGGTGCACAAAAGCGGCAGCCTCAAGGCCGGAGCTCGGGCCGCCGGTTTCAGTTACCGGGCCGCCTGGGCCAGGGTGCGAAGGGTCGAGGCGGCGCTGGGGTACAAGCTGATCGAATCGCACTCCGGCGGCGAGGGGGGCGGCCAGAGCCGCCTCACCCCGAGGGCCCTGGACTTCGTGCGCCGCTACCGCGCCTTTCTGGAGCGCAGCG
Coding sequences within:
- a CDS encoding winged helix-turn-helix domain-containing protein: MRPRAKFWLETETGEYLMGPRTLRLLEAVHKSGSLKAGARAAGFSYRAAWARVRRVEAALGYKLIESHSGGEGGGQSRLTPRALDFVRRYRAFLERSEALLEQAFRASFD